One Kosmotoga arenicorallina S304 genomic window carries:
- the nuoF gene encoding NADH-quinone oxidoreductase subunit NuoF — MPAVENTIVICAGGACISAGEISVKESLENTLKEYALEEVVQVVETGCMGACDLGPIMVIYPEGIFYQKLNSENVKKIVEEHLLKGRVVKEFLYTGPTGEVKEKPQEELPFFKKQIKIATRNLGVVDPLSIEEYIARDGYFALTKVIKDMSPDKVIEELKKSGLRGRGGAGFPTGLKWEFAKKAEGDVKYVICNADEGDPGAFMDRAILEGDPHTVVEAMTIAAYTVGANKGFIYVRAEYPLAIERFSRALETAREYGFLGENILGTDFSFDIEIRIGAGAFVCGEETALINSIEGQRGIPRVKPPYPAQKGLWGKPTLINNVETYANIPPIILHGGDWFAQFGVEGSRGTKVFALAGKVNNTGLVEVPMGITLRELINEIGGGVPNGKKLKAVQTGGPSGGCVPEKYIDTPITYDTLKELGTIIGSGGMIVMDEDDCMVDVAKFFLEFTVEESCGQCTPCRDGTKRMLEILERITEGEGTEEDLEKLKELGEHIMKTSLCGLGQTAPQPVLSTMRYFWDEYEAHVKEKRCPAKKCKELTRIVIDREKCVGCTACARVCPVNAITGSVRQPHEIDPELCTRCGSCLEVCRFGAISKVSP, encoded by the coding sequence GTGCCTGCTGTTGAAAATACTATCGTTATCTGTGCTGGTGGTGCCTGTATCTCCGCTGGCGAGATAAGCGTCAAAGAATCTCTCGAAAATACTCTGAAAGAGTATGCCCTTGAAGAAGTAGTGCAGGTTGTTGAAACCGGATGTATGGGTGCCTGTGACCTTGGGCCAATCATGGTGATTTATCCGGAAGGTATATTCTATCAGAAACTCAATAGTGAAAATGTCAAGAAAATAGTTGAAGAGCATCTCCTTAAAGGCAGGGTAGTTAAAGAATTCCTTTACACAGGACCAACTGGTGAAGTAAAGGAAAAACCCCAGGAAGAACTGCCCTTCTTCAAAAAACAGATCAAGATTGCAACAAGAAATCTCGGTGTTGTTGATCCATTGTCCATCGAAGAATACATTGCCAGAGATGGTTATTTTGCTCTTACCAAAGTAATAAAGGATATGTCCCCCGACAAAGTCATCGAAGAGCTTAAAAAATCAGGTCTTAGGGGAAGAGGTGGCGCAGGATTTCCCACAGGCCTTAAATGGGAATTTGCAAAAAAGGCTGAAGGCGATGTGAAATATGTGATCTGCAACGCCGATGAAGGTGATCCTGGAGCTTTCATGGATAGGGCGATTTTAGAAGGAGATCCTCATACTGTTGTTGAAGCAATGACTATTGCCGCCTATACTGTTGGTGCAAATAAAGGGTTTATATATGTTAGAGCGGAATATCCCCTCGCTATCGAGCGTTTTTCACGGGCTTTAGAAACAGCGAGGGAATACGGCTTTTTAGGTGAAAATATTCTGGGAACCGATTTTTCCTTTGATATTGAAATAAGAATTGGGGCCGGCGCATTCGTTTGCGGTGAGGAAACAGCCTTGATTAACTCCATTGAAGGCCAGCGCGGTATCCCGCGCGTGAAACCCCCCTATCCAGCCCAAAAAGGCCTCTGGGGTAAACCTACACTCATAAATAACGTTGAAACCTACGCAAACATTCCCCCTATCATCCTTCATGGCGGAGATTGGTTTGCGCAATTTGGCGTGGAAGGCTCAAGAGGCACGAAAGTCTTTGCCCTTGCAGGTAAGGTAAACAATACCGGTCTTGTAGAAGTGCCTATGGGAATAACACTAAGGGAATTGATAAATGAAATAGGTGGCGGTGTACCGAATGGGAAAAAATTGAAAGCCGTCCAAACAGGTGGCCCCAGTGGCGGTTGTGTCCCTGAAAAATACATCGATACCCCCATAACCTATGATACGCTAAAAGAACTGGGGACCATCATAGGCTCAGGTGGAATGATAGTAATGGACGAAGATGACTGTATGGTAGATGTTGCAAAGTTTTTCCTTGAGTTTACAGTTGAAGAATCCTGTGGACAGTGTACTCCATGTCGCGATGGAACAAAGAGAATGCTTGAAATTCTCGAACGGATAACTGAGGGCGAAGGCACTGAAGAAGACCTTGAAAAGCTAAAGGAACTTGGCGAACACATTATGAAGACTTCTCTTTGTGGTCTCGGGCAAACAGCGCCTCAACCGGTGTTATCAACAATGAGGTATTTCTGGGACGAATACGAAGCCCACGTCAAAGAGAAACGCTGTCCTGCTAAGAAATGTAAGGAGCTCACCAGAATTGTTATTGACAGGGAAAAGTGTGTTGGCTGTACTGCATGTGCAAGGGTTTGTCCCGTCAACGCTATTACCGGAAGCGTTAGACAGCCACATGAAATAGATCCTGAGCTTTGTACTCGCTGTGGCAGCTGCCTTGAAGTTTGCCGCTTTGGTGCAATAAGCAAAGTTTCCCCATAA
- the nuoF gene encoding NADH-quinone oxidoreductase subunit NuoF has protein sequence MRKPITILVSIDSNSLLLGARHLKNYLINRLEHYNLTGLVDVLETGSLGRYDQGVLFLLLPDNRLYGIKDTNDIELFVVEQLLKGRPVKDLIIEEIQPPKTVEAKKVTEEERIVLKRAGKIDPKNIEEYIALDGYRGLARALEMKPADVVEEIKASGLRGRGGAGFPTGLKWEFTMKVDAPEKFVICNADEGEPGTFKDRLIMEGDPHSVIEGMLIAGYAVGASKGYVYIRGEYFESVDNLRNAIAQAYEYGLLGKNILGSGFDFDLTVRLGAGAYVCGEETALIESIEGKSGRPRLKPPYPPVKGLFQKPTVVNNVETFASVPTIVMKGANWFKGIGTPSSPGTKVFSLCGNIVRRGIVEAPMGTTVADLIFKYGGGIENGKKLKMVQTGGAAGTFIRADEINVPLDFDSFKNHGASLGSGVILAIDDSHCAVDVALNLMEFFAHESCGKCTPCREGTRLIVNILKEFSKGRGTREMLDNLYNIAYTMQNSAFCGLGQSVPVPLTSMLDRFRDEFEAHVGVDACPVGVCKFDKKKKKVRK, from the coding sequence ATGAGAAAACCTATCACCATACTTGTTTCTATTGATTCAAACAGCTTGCTTCTTGGAGCAAGGCATTTGAAAAATTACCTGATAAACAGACTTGAACACTACAATCTCACCGGACTTGTTGATGTTCTTGAAACGGGCAGCCTGGGAAGATACGACCAGGGGGTCCTCTTTCTCTTATTGCCGGATAACAGGCTATATGGCATTAAAGATACGAATGATATTGAATTATTTGTTGTGGAGCAACTCCTGAAAGGCAGACCTGTAAAAGATCTAATTATCGAGGAAATCCAACCACCCAAAACTGTTGAAGCTAAAAAAGTAACTGAAGAAGAGCGAATAGTGCTAAAACGGGCTGGGAAAATCGATCCTAAGAACATTGAAGAGTACATTGCCCTTGACGGTTATCGTGGCCTTGCCAGAGCTCTGGAAATGAAACCGGCTGATGTCGTTGAAGAGATTAAGGCCAGCGGATTAAGAGGTCGTGGGGGTGCTGGATTCCCAACCGGATTAAAATGGGAATTCACAATGAAGGTAGATGCTCCTGAGAAGTTTGTGATCTGTAACGCTGATGAAGGAGAGCCTGGAACATTCAAAGATCGATTGATAATGGAAGGCGATCCCCACTCAGTCATCGAAGGTATGTTAATTGCTGGTTATGCTGTTGGTGCCAGCAAAGGGTATGTCTATATCCGTGGAGAGTATTTTGAATCAGTTGACAATCTTCGCAATGCAATTGCACAGGCTTATGAATACGGACTTCTTGGAAAGAATATTCTGGGCTCAGGATTCGATTTCGACCTTACTGTAAGGCTTGGTGCCGGCGCTTATGTTTGTGGTGAAGAAACAGCGCTGATAGAATCTATTGAAGGAAAATCCGGCCGTCCAAGGTTGAAACCACCATATCCGCCTGTTAAGGGATTATTCCAGAAGCCAACTGTTGTAAACAACGTAGAGACTTTTGCCAGCGTGCCAACAATCGTTATGAAGGGAGCCAACTGGTTTAAGGGCATTGGAACCCCCTCTTCACCCGGCACCAAAGTATTTTCACTCTGTGGAAATATAGTAAGAAGAGGTATAGTGGAAGCCCCCATGGGAACAACCGTTGCAGATCTCATTTTCAAATACGGTGGTGGAATTGAAAACGGCAAAAAATTGAAGATGGTTCAAACAGGTGGTGCTGCAGGTACCTTTATAAGAGCTGATGAAATAAACGTTCCTCTTGATTTCGATTCATTTAAGAATCATGGCGCATCATTGGGATCAGGTGTTATTTTGGCCATTGACGACTCTCATTGCGCGGTTGATGTTGCCCTTAATTTAATGGAATTCTTCGCTCATGAGTCCTGCGGAAAATGCACGCCATGTCGCGAAGGAACACGTTTAATTGTCAACATCTTAAAGGAATTCAGCAAAGGAAGAGGAACACGTGAGATGCTTGATAACCTTTATAACATAGCCTATACAATGCAAAATTCAGCATTTTGCGGCCTGGGGCAGTCCGTTCCAGTTCCCCTGACTTCTATGCTCGATAGGTTCAGAGACGAATTTGAAGCGCACGTTGGTGTTGATGCCTGTCCTGTCGGCGTGTGTAAATTTGATAAGAAGAAGAAAAAAGTTAGAAAATAA
- a CDS encoding NADH-quinone oxidoreductase subunit NuoE family protein, whose amino-acid sequence MLYAELDKYINSVKDQPGVLINVLHRAQELFGYLSEETQQYVAEKLNLPLSQVYGVVTFYNFFSTKPKGKHQVKVCLGTACYVKGADRVLERLKEELGVELDEPTKDGNFSIHAVRCLGACSMAPVVLVGERDFYGKVTPDEVSKIINKYKEE is encoded by the coding sequence ATGCTTTATGCCGAGTTGGATAAATACATTAACTCGGTCAAAGACCAACCAGGAGTTCTTATCAACGTGCTTCACAGAGCCCAGGAGCTTTTTGGCTATCTTTCCGAAGAAACCCAGCAGTACGTTGCCGAGAAGCTCAACCTTCCTCTCAGCCAGGTGTATGGCGTTGTAACCTTTTATAACTTTTTCAGCACAAAACCAAAAGGGAAACACCAAGTAAAGGTTTGCCTTGGTACCGCCTGTTATGTCAAAGGCGCGGACAGAGTGCTTGAAAGGCTGAAGGAAGAGCTTGGCGTGGAACTTGATGAACCTACAAAAGACGGGAATTTTTCTATTCATGCCGTAAGGTGTCTTGGTGCCTGTAGCATGGCCCCGGTCGTGCTCGTTGGCGAAAGAGATTTTTATGGCAAGGTAACACCTGATGAGGTTAGCAAAATTATCAATAAATACAAGGAGGAATGA
- a CDS encoding NADH-quinone oxidoreductase subunit NuoE family protein, with translation MSFEEVRNTIKEIYEKVNSESLDERDNLINILHAIQEYYGNYIPLEAAEVLKELTGKPLSKIYEVLTFYTMFSTNKRGKYVIRVCKSLPCHVTGGAAVLESLKDALEIDYGQTTQDGLFTLEESSCLGLCGVSPVMLINDEAYGNLTPEKVKEIIEEIKEKERSGVK, from the coding sequence ATGTCATTTGAGGAAGTCAGAAACACAATTAAAGAGATTTATGAAAAAGTCAACTCCGAAAGCTTAGACGAAAGAGATAATTTAATAAACATTCTGCACGCTATCCAGGAATATTATGGTAATTATATTCCCCTTGAAGCTGCGGAAGTATTGAAAGAACTTACAGGAAAGCCGCTTTCCAAGATATACGAAGTGCTGACTTTTTACACCATGTTTTCGACAAATAAAAGAGGGAAATATGTTATCAGGGTATGTAAAAGCCTACCGTGCCATGTTACCGGCGGAGCCGCTGTGTTGGAATCACTTAAAGATGCTTTGGAAATTGATTATGGTCAGACAACTCAGGATGGTCTTTTTACGCTGGAAGAAAGCAGTTGTCTCGGACTTTGCGGGGTTTCTCCCGTTATGCTTATCAACGACGAAGCCTATGGAAATTTAACCCCTGAAAAAGTCAAAGAAATCATTGAAGAAATTAAAGAAAAAGAAAGAAGTGGTGTTAAATGA
- a CDS encoding (2Fe-2S) ferredoxin domain-containing protein, which translates to MGKIKSLEDLMKIKESTLKDLKMRDTDKRGKIIVAMGTCGIAAGAKETLKAIVDILSEKGIEDIAVVQSGCFGLCDVEPTIEVRIGENEPVIYGHVTPNQAKRIIDQHILEGKVVSDLVVKRGEL; encoded by the coding sequence GTGGGTAAGATCAAGAGCCTTGAAGATTTAATGAAAATCAAGGAAAGCACTTTAAAGGATCTCAAAATGCGCGATACTGACAAACGTGGCAAGATAATCGTTGCTATGGGTACCTGCGGAATTGCTGCCGGTGCGAAAGAAACATTGAAGGCTATTGTGGACATTTTAAGCGAAAAAGGTATTGAAGATATAGCTGTCGTCCAATCAGGTTGCTTTGGCCTATGCGATGTAGAACCCACAATAGAAGTAAGGATTGGGGAAAATGAACCGGTCATTTACGGTCATGTTACCCCAAATCAAGCAAAAAGAATAATTGACCAGCATATTTTGGAGGGAAAAGTAGTCTCCGACCTTGTTGTAAAACGCGGAGAACTCTGA
- a CDS encoding transglycosylase SLT domain-containing protein produces MNKRNSDMLVFTLLLSLIILISILIIIFNPYTSSKIVRKLAVLYNKGLNANFTEYLNDSNYAYPQDVLSAYNFFKGRELSDFHGFSVSRVATNVLLDIYEGGDPSIEALVRDSHKKKNPLLKERIVKAIGLASVTNMYDVDPEQLSNAIYNALTDFSSIQLQLSVGSESLTLDLSEIEPEIVLAICFKESGLNPFALGEVIGEIPEFKYSRGLMQIYQKTLYTLNTWLADNGINISPEELWNIRNNIFLGMVYLAYAREQLMKGE; encoded by the coding sequence ATGAATAAACGCAATTCTGATATGCTGGTTTTTACTCTGCTTCTATCTTTAATCATCTTAATATCAATCTTAATAATCATTTTCAACCCTTATACATCTTCGAAAATTGTCAGGAAGCTGGCTGTCTTGTACAATAAGGGGTTAAATGCAAATTTCACAGAATATCTGAACGATTCGAATTACGCGTATCCGCAGGATGTCCTATCCGCTTATAACTTTTTCAAAGGCCGGGAGCTATCAGACTTTCACGGTTTTTCCGTAAGTCGCGTAGCGACAAATGTCCTGCTCGATATTTACGAAGGAGGAGATCCCTCCATTGAAGCTCTGGTAAGGGATTCTCATAAAAAAAAGAATCCCCTATTAAAGGAGAGAATTGTTAAAGCAATTGGATTAGCTTCAGTTACTAATATGTATGATGTTGATCCAGAGCAGCTTTCTAACGCTATCTACAATGCTCTGACAGATTTTTCGTCTATTCAGTTACAGCTCTCCGTAGGTAGCGAAAGCTTGACTTTGGACCTTTCAGAAATTGAGCCAGAAATCGTTCTCGCTATCTGTTTCAAAGAATCAGGTCTAAATCCCTTTGCTCTGGGTGAAGTAATAGGAGAGATTCCGGAGTTCAAGTACTCGAGAGGCCTTATGCAAATATACCAGAAAACACTTTATACACTCAACACCTGGCTTGCAGATAACGGTATAAACATTTCACCTGAGGAGCTCTGGAACATTCGCAACAACATTTTTTTGGGAATGGTTTACCTTGCATATGCCAGAGAACAGTTGATGAAAGGAGAATGA
- a CDS encoding adenine phosphoribosyltransferase, with translation MDLKHFIRDIPDFPKPGIIFKDVTPLLRDPEAFKESIELLKNAASFWDFDLIVAPEARGFIFAAPLALEMGKGFIPIRKPGKLPYKVISKSYSLEYGEAALEMHKDAIVERNKVLILDDVLATGGTIKAIAEMIEEAGGEVAGILTLIELSFLEPRKKLKDYQVKALITY, from the coding sequence ATGGATTTAAAGCACTTCATTCGTGATATTCCGGATTTTCCAAAACCGGGGATTATTTTCAAAGATGTCACTCCATTGTTAAGGGACCCTGAGGCTTTCAAGGAGAGCATCGAACTGTTGAAAAACGCGGCATCTTTTTGGGATTTTGATCTAATAGTAGCGCCAGAAGCACGCGGCTTTATCTTTGCTGCCCCGCTTGCTCTTGAAATGGGAAAAGGATTCATTCCCATTAGAAAACCCGGTAAACTCCCATACAAGGTGATATCAAAGTCATATTCCCTTGAATATGGGGAAGCAGCCCTTGAAATGCACAAAGATGCCATTGTAGAAAGAAATAAAGTCCTGATTCTCGACGATGTCCTTGCGACAGGTGGCACTATCAAGGCGATTGCTGAGATGATTGAAGAAGCTGGAGGAGAGGTTGCCGGAATTCTTACGTTAATTGAACTCTCATTCCTTGAACCCAGAAAAAAGCTTAAAGACTATCAGGTGAAAGCCTTGATAACATATTGA